The following proteins come from a genomic window of Microbacterium sp. SY138:
- a CDS encoding NRDE family protein, with the protein MCTVVIDVENAGSARLLAVRDEDPLRAWDSLGAWWPEDYPGVVGIRDRRAGGAWLAANPAERRLAVLLNRADVGGLPDARAVSRGALALESASGRSPVAPLAMHGFNLLEVRPEGARVLSWDGVELRETTIDPGTHMIAHDDLDDATTPRIEAWLPEFRALGPTADSDDWTAEWTALLASSTALPAEDDRAIIRDNRPHGYPTQSLLYCIATVTPGGVEVNDVALPSPAHWTE; encoded by the coding sequence GTGTGCACGGTCGTGATCGATGTCGAGAATGCCGGATCCGCACGTCTTCTCGCGGTCCGCGATGAAGACCCGCTACGCGCATGGGACTCGCTCGGAGCCTGGTGGCCGGAGGACTACCCCGGCGTGGTCGGGATCCGCGATCGCCGCGCCGGTGGCGCCTGGCTCGCCGCGAACCCCGCCGAACGTCGACTCGCCGTGCTGCTGAACCGCGCCGACGTGGGCGGCCTTCCCGATGCGCGCGCCGTCTCTCGTGGCGCTCTCGCGCTGGAATCGGCGAGCGGTCGCTCCCCCGTCGCCCCGCTGGCCATGCACGGCTTCAACCTTCTCGAGGTGCGCCCCGAGGGTGCACGGGTGCTGTCGTGGGACGGTGTCGAGCTGCGCGAGACGACCATCGATCCCGGCACGCACATGATCGCGCATGACGACCTCGACGACGCGACGACCCCGCGCATCGAGGCCTGGCTGCCGGAGTTCCGCGCCCTGGGACCGACGGCGGACAGCGACGACTGGACGGCGGAGTGGACCGCTCTGCTCGCCTCCTCGACCGCGCTGCCCGCGGAGGATGACCGGGCGATCATCCGCGACAACCGTCCTCATGGCTACCCCACGCAGTCGCTGCTGTACTGCATCGCCACGGTGACCCCCGGCGGCGTCGAGGTGAACGACGTCGCGCTCCCCTCGCCGGCCCACTGGACCGAGTAG
- a CDS encoding helix-turn-helix domain-containing protein, with protein sequence MKTVACVIQDGFAPFEFGVACEAFGLDRADDGVPNFDFRIVAPRAGVVTSKIGFSVNVEHDLTFAYDADLVVFCPLPRERWGDIDPLLLDLARHAVARDAWVMSVCSGSFILAAAGVLDGRRATTHWMYAHVMADMYPQIDIDPDVLFVQDGKIITSAGTAAGIDACLHLLRQEVGAELTNRIARRMVVPPQRDGGQAQFIDRPIPVVPTDSLAAVADWAVEHLRDDLGVDQLAAKALMSPRTFARRFKAEYGATPAAWLARQRIIHAQRMLERTDLPLEHIADECGFGSAAVLRQNFARVLGLTPTAYRARFSCAEDSAVPAA encoded by the coding sequence ATGAAGACGGTCGCCTGCGTCATCCAGGACGGGTTCGCGCCCTTCGAGTTCGGCGTGGCCTGCGAGGCATTCGGCCTCGACCGCGCCGACGACGGCGTGCCGAACTTCGACTTCCGCATCGTCGCTCCCCGTGCCGGTGTCGTGACCTCGAAGATCGGCTTCTCGGTCAACGTCGAGCACGATCTGACCTTCGCCTACGACGCCGACCTCGTCGTGTTCTGCCCGCTCCCTCGGGAGAGGTGGGGCGACATCGATCCGCTCCTGCTCGACCTCGCCCGTCACGCGGTGGCACGCGACGCCTGGGTGATGAGCGTGTGCAGCGGGTCGTTCATCCTCGCCGCCGCAGGAGTGCTCGACGGTCGGCGCGCCACCACGCACTGGATGTACGCGCACGTCATGGCCGACATGTACCCGCAGATCGACATCGACCCCGACGTGCTGTTCGTGCAGGACGGCAAGATCATCACGAGCGCGGGCACGGCCGCCGGGATCGACGCGTGCCTGCACCTGCTGCGGCAGGAGGTGGGAGCGGAGCTCACCAACCGCATCGCCCGCCGCATGGTCGTGCCGCCGCAGCGCGACGGCGGGCAGGCGCAGTTCATCGATCGCCCGATCCCCGTGGTTCCCACCGACTCGCTCGCGGCCGTCGCCGACTGGGCGGTCGAGCACCTGCGTGACGACCTCGGCGTCGATCAGCTGGCGGCAAAGGCCCTGATGTCACCGCGCACCTTCGCCCGTCGGTTCAAGGCCGAGTACGGCGCGACACCCGCGGCCTGGTTGGCGCGTCAGCGCATCATCCATGCGCAGCGGATGCTGGAGCGCACCGACCTGCCGCTCGAGCACATCGCCGACGAATGCGGGTTCGGCTCGGCGGCCGTGCTGCGGCAGAACTTCGCCCGGGTGCTCGGCCTCACCCCCACGGCCTATCGCGCGCGGTTCTCCTGTGCCGAGGATTCGGCGGTTCCCGCGGCCTGA